A genome region from Campylobacterota bacterium includes the following:
- a CDS encoding radical SAM protein: MKDEKLILDATKLAWHRERIEAWERGERIAPITIDMALTRACNYGCSFCYARLQENDRFDITREVIDAFLEDCAEMGVKAISLVSDGESSISPHFEHTIIRGSQLGISMAAATHGYNSTRESLEKILPHLTYLRVNISAGEPARYAQIMGVKEEWFHQVCRNIRDMVDIKKRDNLDVTIGMQMVLMPQDADQVIPLAKLGKELRPDYLVIKHTSDSEDGQLGVDYSKYAELDDLLHEAESYSDGEYQVSVKWSKISSEGKRSYQRCYGPPFQIQISGSGLVAPCGMLFNERYKKFHIGNIVTTRFKDIVQSDRYWDVMNYLASPRFNAQKMCGSLCLQHKPNEFLDAYKKGLIDLRKPQSNPPQHINFI; the protein is encoded by the coding sequence ATGAAAGACGAAAAACTCATCCTCGACGCCACGAAACTCGCCTGGCACCGCGAACGGATTGAAGCCTGGGAACGGGGAGAACGGATCGCTCCGATCACCATCGACATGGCTCTTACCCGGGCCTGCAACTACGGGTGCAGCTTCTGCTATGCCCGATTGCAGGAAAACGACCGTTTCGACATCACCCGCGAAGTGATCGACGCCTTTTTGGAAGACTGCGCCGAAATGGGAGTCAAAGCCATCAGCCTCGTGTCCGACGGCGAAAGTTCCATCTCTCCCCATTTCGAACATACGATCATCCGGGGGTCGCAACTGGGCATTTCGATGGCCGCGGCTACCCACGGCTACAATTCGACGCGCGAAAGCCTCGAGAAGATCCTTCCCCATCTCACCTACCTGCGGGTCAACATCTCCGCGGGCGAACCTGCCCGATACGCCCAGATCATGGGGGTAAAAGAGGAATGGTTCCACCAGGTCTGCAGGAACATCCGTGATATGGTGGACATCAAAAAGCGTGACAACCTCGACGTCACGATCGGAATGCAGATGGTATTGATGCCGCAGGATGCCGATCAGGTGATTCCCCTGGCAAAACTGGGCAAGGAACTGCGCCCCGATTATCTGGTCATCAAACATACCAGCGACAGCGAAGACGGCCAGCTCGGGGTCGACTATTCCAAATACGCCGAGCTCGACGATCTGCTGCACGAAGCCGAATCGTACTCGGACGGCGAATACCAGGTGTCGGTCAAATGGTCGAAAATCAGTTCGGAGGGGAAACGCAGCTACCAGCGCTGTTACGGTCCCCCGTTCCAGATCCAGATTTCGGGTTCGGGGCTCGTCGCACCGTGCGGGATGCTGTTCAATGAACGGTACAAAAAATTCCATATCGGCAACATCGTCACGACCCGGTTCAAGGACATCGTCCAAAGCGACCGCTACTGGGATGTGATGAATTACCTCGCTTCACCCCGTTTCAATGCCCAGAAAATGTGCGGCTCGCTGTGTTTGCAGCACAAACCCAACGAGTTTCTCGACGCCTATAAAAAAGGGCTGATCGACCTGCGCAAACCCCAAAGCAACCCGCCTCAACACATTAACTTTATCTAG
- a CDS encoding class I SAM-dependent methyltransferase, whose amino-acid sequence MCPICFTESGNYSVIVDTIYKVCKCSDCGLEYTVPNPNDQVLQDFYHTYHDVRADTAIVRRNAKRNLKKLELLGIKPDDFILDFGCGKGEFVDVAGERCFGIELNPDHPNSRVKASFETLPHRSFHAITLWGVLEHLNNILPTLQILRSHLDKDGFMIMTTVDAEGVIPYYYKPPEHLTYWTKKSFEILAEILGMKIIAYEPYMMEQNARIYLERLLSRTPLPYRESILNGSLNALPEIVEVPTNEIFVVMQSKGPHHGSQ is encoded by the coding sequence GTGTGCCCAATATGTTTTACAGAATCCGGCAACTACTCGGTCATCGTCGATACCATCTATAAAGTCTGCAAATGTAGCGATTGCGGGCTAGAATATACCGTGCCAAATCCAAACGATCAGGTTCTACAGGATTTTTATCATACCTATCATGATGTTCGTGCCGATACGGCTATTGTGCGGCGAAACGCTAAGCGAAATCTAAAAAAACTGGAATTGCTTGGAATCAAACCGGATGATTTCATTCTTGATTTCGGTTGCGGCAAAGGCGAATTTGTCGACGTTGCCGGAGAACGCTGTTTTGGCATCGAGCTCAACCCGGACCATCCGAATTCCCGAGTAAAAGCCTCTTTTGAAACACTACCTCATCGTTCATTTCATGCAATTACCCTTTGGGGCGTGCTGGAGCATCTTAACAACATTCTCCCAACGCTTCAAATCCTCCGTTCGCATCTTGATAAAGATGGATTTATGATTATGACAACCGTCGATGCCGAAGGTGTCATTCCTTATTATTACAAACCCCCAGAACATTTGACTTATTGGACGAAAAAAAGTTTCGAGATATTGGCGGAGATCCTCGGGATGAAAATAATCGCCTATGAACCATACATGATGGAACAAAATGCAAGAATTTATCTTGAAAGACTTTTAAGCCGAACACCCTTACCTTATCGGGAAAGTATTCTAAACGGCTCATTGAACGCGTTGCCTGAAATTGTCGAAGTTCCAACAAATGAGATTTTCGTTGTTATGCAATCCAAAGGACCCCATCATGGCTCACAGTAA